A stretch of Dromaius novaehollandiae isolate bDroNov1 chromosome 8, bDroNov1.hap1, whole genome shotgun sequence DNA encodes these proteins:
- the HYI gene encoding putative hydroxypyruvate isomerase has protein sequence MALRFSANVSWLFPELAALPARLEAAARAGFRAAEAAWPAGCEAEALRAAAARAGLRLVLLNTPPGDPNKGEMGLGAVPGRQPAFRKGLAMAVQYAKAVDCPRIHLMAGRVPVGADRAAVAGEMETTFIENLRYAADVLAQEDMIGLIEPINSRITDPRYFLNTPHQAAAILEKVGRPNLKLQLDIFHCQIMDGNLSRNLETYFPLIGHIQIAQVPGRNEPDSPGEVNFPYLFQLLESLGYTGYVGCEYAPKGDTVEGLGWLRSYWESRGLQHGETGKATE, from the exons ATGGCGCTGCGCTTCTCGGCCAACGTGTCGTGGCTGTTCCCGGAGCtcgcggcgctgccggcgcggctggaggcggcggcgcgcgccgggttccgcgcggcggaggcggccTGGCCCGCGGGCTGCGAGGCGGAGGcgctgcgcgcggcggcggcgcgggcggggctgCGGCTCGTGCTCCTCAACACGCCGCCCG GAGACCCCAACAAGGGcgagatggggctgggggccgtgccggggcgcCAGCCCGCCTTCCGCAAGGGCCTGGCCATGGCCGTGCAGTACGCCAAGGCTGTGGACTGCCCCAG GATCCATCTGATGGCTGGACGGGTTCCTGTGGGTGCAGACCGGGCAGCAGTGGCAGGCGAGATGGAAACCACGTTCATTGAGAATCTCCGATATGCTGCTGACGTCCTGGCCCAG GAAGACATGATTGGACTGATAGAGCCCATTAACAGTCGCATCACTGACCCCCGCTACTttctgaacaccccacaccaag CTGCTGCCATCTTGGAGAAGGTGGGACGGCCCAACCTGAAGCTGCAGCTG GACATCTTTCACTGCCAGATCATGGATGGGAATTTGTCACGCAACCTGGAGACATACTTCCCACTCATAG GTCATATCCAGATTGCACAGGTGCCAGGGCGGAATGAGcctgacagccctggggaggtgaATTTCCCCTACCTCTTCCAGCTCCTGGAGTCCCTCGGCTATACTGGCTACGTGGGGTGCGAGTATGCTCCAAAAG GAGACACAGTGGAAGGTCTGGGCTGGCTGCGCTCGTACTGGGAGAGCCGAGGCCTGCAGCACGGAGAGACTGGAAAGGcaacagaataa